AGCACTTTCTCTCCCTCCGGAAGATTCTCATTTTTAATGACACAAAGTGGCTGATTACCACCCAGGAAGGCAGAGTACTTGTCTTTAACATTCAGATATGACCGGTCGTAGAGGGACGCAGGCTCCGGCTTCCCTGTCCGCCAGGAGGTCACGGTCAGGCCGTCCTCCTTCGCCCAAAACTCTATGCTATCCGGTCTGAGCCAGTGGATACCAGACTGAGAGTAGAGGGTGCCATTGAAGCTGTCAGAGGCCGTTTCTGGCGTAAAGTCTTCTACCCTTAGTGGTTCTATTCCCCAAGTCTCCAGCAGAGCATTTGCCCCGTAAAAGGCCCCTAGTGTGGTCCAATGATGGTCCGTGCGGTAGAAAACTTGATCGCCGGCGTGGGTGGAGAGGGCCGTGAGAAAATCCACTCCGCTCTCCTCCAGCAGGTCTGTCTGATCCCAGCTGGCCGCGCCATCAGGCAGCTTGTCCTTCCAGACCTCCGCCGCCGACGGGATCAGGCCAAAGGTCACTGGAACGGCGGTACTCTCCGCCAGCCGCTTCACATAAGAGAGATTCTTCTCCACCTGCTCCGCATCCGGTGTTTCCACCCTGGAGATCAGTGTGTCCCCGCAGAGATACACGCCGTTGAACTCTGATTTTCCAAGGAGCTGTTCCGTTCTGGCCTTCAGGCCCGTCCAACCATCCCGGAGGGGAAACTGGTCAGCAAAATACTCCTCCACCGCCGCGGTGTAGCTACCGTCCACCAGCGCCGCCCAGGAAAAGTCCGGCCGTTGGGCCAGGGTGCGGTTCTCCGTCTCTGAGCTTGCCCGGTCCGGCAGCAGAATGTGCCATACCAAGAGTCCTCCCAGAAAAAGGCAGAAAAACGCAGACAAAAAGCGGCTGTATCTTGTTGTCATGGCTCGTCCTCCTTAAAAGCGGAAATAGAGAAACGGATTGTAACTGCCGTCCACCAGATACGCCGTGCAGACTACCAGGGACAGTGCCATCAGGACCGGAGCCAGAATTCTCCGCGCCCGATCTGGAATGCGCGCCCAAGTCCGAGCCCCCCAATTTGTAGAGGCTACAACCAACAGCAGAAACGTGACAGCGTAGCTGCGGAGTGTATAGCCGTCCACTGCGCTCCAAGCCGGCGCCGCACCAAAGCAGGCCGCGAGATACCTCCCACACACTGACAGGTCCTCCATAGCGAAGAGGCCCCAGCCTACAAACACCACTGCCAGTGTATACAAATGTTTGACTGCCGCCGGCGTCCGGGCCAGTAAATCCCGAAGGACATACTTTTCAAGAATCAGCCAGAGAGCAAAGTAGAGCCCCCATAAGATGAAATTCCAGCTGGCTCCATGCCAGAAGCCCGTGCAGAACCAGACAATCAGGAGGTTGCGCAGCGTCTTGGCGATCCCACCACGGTTGCCCCCCAGCGGGATATACAGGTACTCCCGAAACCAGCTGGTGAGGGACATATGCCACCGCCGCCAAAATTCCGTCACAGAGGCGGCGAGGTAGGGGTAATCAAAGTTCTCGTTGAAGCGGAAGCCCAGCATCCGCCCCAGACCGATAGCCATATCGGAATAACCGGAGAAATCAAAGTAGATCTGGAAGCCAAACGCCAGCAGCCCCATCCAGCCGCCGAAGACCGTCAGCGTCCCGGCGGACTGGGCCGCCAGCTGCGCTTCCCACAGCGCGCCGATGGAGTTGGCCAGCAGCACCTTTTTGGCAAGTCCCACGCAGAAGCGCTGGGCGCCAAGTGCGAACTGCTCCATGGTATATGTCCGGTGCTCCAGCTCCGCCGCCACAGTCTTATATTTGACAATGGGGCCAGCGATCAGCTGAGGGAACATAGTGACAAAAGCTCCAAACGTAACAGGATTTCTCTGCACTGGAGCGTCCCGACGGTAGACATCAATGGTGTAGCTCATGGTCTGGAAAGTATAAAAAGAGATTCCGATAGGCAGCGGCACTCCCAGAAGCGGCACCGTAACCCCCAGAACTGTTACGCTCTCCGGGATCTGGATTCCAGTAAGCAGATACAGATTTTCGGCGAGAAAGGTCCCGTACTTGAAAAAGCCCAGCAAAAACAGGTTGAAGATGATCGACTGGGTCACAAACCAGCGGGCCTTTTTGTCGTTGTCTCGGTATTTTTCCACTAGCAGCCCATGGGTATAGTCAATCAGAATGGAGAGGAGCATGATGGTGATATAGACCGGCTCCCCCCAGCCATAAAAGAACAGGCTGACCAGCAGCAAAATGAGATTTCGCCACCGCAGCGACACAAGAAAATAGACCGCCAGCGTCAGCGGCAAATAGGCAAAGAGAAAGGTCAGACTGCTGAATATCAAGGGGTCTCATCCTCCTAAACAGACTAAAACAGCCGCAGCGGGGCGCTGCGGCTGTCCGCTTGTCACTGGAACTGCTGCTGGAATTTCTCGGCAATGTCCGCCTGGTGCTCGGCCGAGGCGATCATGGCTACATAGGTCCCCTCCCGGATGACCTGCGCTTGCTTCCAGGACTCAATGGATTCCGGATACCAGGCTCCTCCGGGGTTGGTTTCATCTCCCACTTGGTAGTCAATGCGTTTCTGAAGAATTTCCGCAGCCTTGTCCGCGTCCTCGTCTGTCTCACATTGTAGGAAAACCACCTCGTTCACAACAGCGGACATCAGCGGCGCCTTCGCCACCAGCTGCTTGGTAGCAATTTCACTCAGCCCGGGGTAGTAGGAGTCCAGCATTTCTCCCTCTATGTTGCTCAGCAGCAGCTCGTCTGCCTCACTGGCAGCCGCATCCTCTGTCCAGTGGTATTCCTCTGCCAGCCCCGCATAAAAGCTGTCCAACGCCACCTCCGAACTATCTGCGTTCTCCTTGTCAGAATTGCCGCCGCAGGCGGTCATGGCCGTCAGCAGTACCAGGGCCGCGGCCAGCATCATCCATTTTTTCATATTGCACTTCCTTTCTCGTTGTATGACGAACGGAGTCTTGAAAAAGTTCCCTATTCAGTATTCCCCGTTTCCAAAAAAATACCACTTTCTACCCTTGCATTTATACAGGATGCGCGCTATGATTGCAACATCAAAATTGTAACAAAGTGGTGAAAATCTATGTACAGTTTCCGTAACGATTACAGCGAAGGCGCCCACCCTCAAGTTCTCCAGGCTCTTCTTGACAGCAATTTGGAGCAGACTGTAGGCTACGGTCTGGACCCGTACTGCGAAGCCGCTCGGTCACTGATCCGTGAGCTCTGCGGTGCGCCTGGAGCCGGTGTCCATTTTTTTGTAGGCGGTACCCAGACGAACCTAGTGACCATTTCTGCTCTGCTCCAGTCCTATGAGGCGGTGATCGCCGCCCAGACCGGCCATATC
Above is a genomic segment from Pusillibacter faecalis containing:
- a CDS encoding DHHW family protein, producing the protein MTTRYSRFLSAFFCLFLGGLLVWHILLPDRASSETENRTLAQRPDFSWAALVDGSYTAAVEEYFADQFPLRDGWTGLKARTEQLLGKSEFNGVYLCGDTLISRVETPDAEQVEKNLSYVKRLAESTAVPVTFGLIPSAAEVWKDKLPDGAASWDQTDLLEESGVDFLTALSTHAGDQVFYRTDHHWTTLGAFYGANALLETWGIEPLRVEDFTPETASDSFNGTLYSQSGIHWLRPDSIEFWAKEDGLTVTSWRTGKPEPASLYDRSYLNVKDKYSAFLGGNQPLCVIKNENLPEGEKVLVIRDSYADSLAPFLAQRFAEVHLLDLRYYRASAAQYAEKHGMDRIAVLYSAQNFISDRNLVLLAQ
- a CDS encoding MBOAT family O-acyltransferase, which translates into the protein MIFSSLTFLFAYLPLTLAVYFLVSLRWRNLILLLVSLFFYGWGEPVYITIMLLSILIDYTHGLLVEKYRDNDKKARWFVTQSIIFNLFLLGFFKYGTFLAENLYLLTGIQIPESVTVLGVTVPLLGVPLPIGISFYTFQTMSYTIDVYRRDAPVQRNPVTFGAFVTMFPQLIAGPIVKYKTVAAELEHRTYTMEQFALGAQRFCVGLAKKVLLANSIGALWEAQLAAQSAGTLTVFGGWMGLLAFGFQIYFDFSGYSDMAIGLGRMLGFRFNENFDYPYLAASVTEFWRRWHMSLTSWFREYLYIPLGGNRGGIAKTLRNLLIVWFCTGFWHGASWNFILWGLYFALWLILEKYVLRDLLARTPAAVKHLYTLAVVFVGWGLFAMEDLSVCGRYLAACFGAAPAWSAVDGYTLRSYAVTFLLLVVASTNWGARTWARIPDRARRILAPVLMALSLVVCTAYLVDGSYNPFLYFRF
- a CDS encoding DUF4358 domain-containing protein, which produces MKKWMMLAAALVLLTAMTACGGNSDKENADSSEVALDSFYAGLAEEYHWTEDAAASEADELLLSNIEGEMLDSYYPGLSEIATKQLVAKAPLMSAVVNEVVFLQCETDEDADKAAEILQKRIDYQVGDETNPGGAWYPESIESWKQAQVIREGTYVAMIASAEHQADIAEKFQQQFQ